One Shewanella sp. MR-4 DNA window includes the following coding sequences:
- a CDS encoding NnrS family protein, producing the protein MLNIDEPAHLQPKVALFRLGFRPFFLFASLFSLLSLSIWGGLLSGKLLLPNTLNPLWWHGHEMIFGFVCAVVAGFLLTAVQNWTGRPGVKGLPLAGLFMVWLLPRLLLILPFNIPLAVIMAIDLLFLPLTATLLAISVIEVRQWRNFVFIPILGLLTIFNGMSYYGLTTNQLNWMNNGLYAAVILLAVIVALLGGRVIPFFTERATNWQKQTPIAAVELLSFASLLALVVSLFLVDTLLTRILAGIAGLVLLFRWSRWGWRASWSVPLLWSLHLSYLCIPIGLMLIAAGLPLSVGMHAITVGGLGGMILAMMSRVSLGHTGRSLTPPRPMALAFALILLATVLRVLAGLLSAWFIELMLAAIGFWILAFGCFCYCYAPMLCRVRVDGRPG; encoded by the coding sequence ATGCTGAATATTGATGAACCCGCACACCTACAGCCTAAAGTGGCCTTGTTCCGCTTAGGTTTTAGACCCTTTTTCCTGTTTGCCAGTCTATTTAGCCTATTGAGTTTAAGCATATGGGGCGGCTTACTTTCAGGTAAGTTGTTACTCCCAAACACACTCAATCCACTCTGGTGGCATGGCCACGAAATGATTTTTGGTTTTGTCTGCGCCGTCGTGGCAGGCTTTTTACTGACTGCTGTGCAAAACTGGACCGGGCGCCCCGGTGTTAAGGGTTTGCCCTTGGCGGGACTATTTATGGTGTGGCTGCTTCCAAGGTTGTTGCTTATTTTGCCCTTCAACATTCCGCTTGCCGTCATCATGGCTATAGATCTGCTGTTTTTACCGCTTACTGCCACCTTGTTAGCCATTTCGGTGATAGAGGTTCGCCAGTGGCGCAACTTTGTGTTTATCCCCATTCTGGGTTTACTCACTATATTCAATGGGATGAGCTATTACGGTTTAACCACCAACCAATTGAATTGGATGAATAATGGGCTTTATGCAGCAGTAATACTCCTTGCCGTGATTGTTGCGCTGCTCGGTGGACGGGTGATCCCATTTTTTACTGAACGTGCAACAAACTGGCAGAAGCAAACGCCTATTGCTGCCGTTGAATTGTTAAGTTTTGCGAGCCTGTTGGCACTCGTCGTAAGCCTCTTTTTAGTTGACACCTTGTTGACCCGAATCCTTGCGGGTATCGCAGGCTTAGTGCTGTTATTTCGCTGGTCTCGTTGGGGATGGCGCGCGAGCTGGTCTGTGCCACTGCTATGGTCGCTGCATTTAAGTTATTTATGTATTCCGATAGGGTTGATGCTCATTGCTGCCGGATTACCACTTTCCGTCGGCATGCATGCCATTACCGTGGGTGGACTTGGTGGGATGATCTTAGCGATGATGTCACGGGTATCACTCGGGCATACGGGGCGCTCCCTTACACCGCCGCGCCCGATGGCACTGGCTTTTGCCTTGATCCTCTTAGCGACTGTGCTTCGCGTTTTAGCAGGCTTACTCAGTGCCTGGTTTATCGAACTCATGCTCGCTGCAATTGGGTTTTGGATCTTGGCCTTTGGTTGTTTCTGCTACTGCTATGCACCTATGCTTTGCCGAGTGCGGGTCGATGGTCGCCCAGGTTAG
- a CDS encoding phosphate-starvation-inducible protein PsiE, giving the protein MPFYRQYGAKGLKAVEHLVLIIIAIATVVAIGQEIVHVFNVGAVALADLLLLFIYLEVLAMVANYAESGKLPVRMPLYIAIVALARYLILDMKSMDDWRIAAISLSTLILAATVIVIRWGQLKMPYPKNQEYDN; this is encoded by the coding sequence ATGCCATTTTATCGTCAATACGGTGCTAAGGGCTTAAAAGCCGTTGAGCATCTCGTATTAATCATCATTGCTATTGCGACCGTCGTGGCTATTGGGCAAGAAATTGTCCATGTCTTTAACGTTGGTGCCGTTGCCCTTGCCGATCTACTGTTACTGTTTATTTACCTCGAAGTGCTCGCCATGGTGGCCAACTACGCCGAGTCGGGCAAATTACCCGTACGTATGCCACTGTATATCGCCATTGTCGCCCTTGCCCGATATTTAATCTTAGATATGAAGAGCATGGATGACTGGCGAATTGCAGCCATTTCACTGTCGACCTTGATCCTAGCGGCAACGGTTATCGTTATCCGTTGGGGCCAATTAAAAATGCCCTACCCTAAAAATCAAGAATACGATAATTAA
- a CDS encoding PilZ domain-containing protein gives MGDHPTGFEEKRGSLRVDMEAERVLIHWTDNDGVDHTDQGVCIDLARRGILFDYKKPFSLGDLVQITFNPDTDHENSVKGQVCRCSKRHDQSYHVAMQLL, from the coding sequence ATGGGTGACCATCCAACAGGATTTGAAGAAAAACGTGGGTCGCTTCGCGTTGATATGGAAGCCGAACGTGTACTTATACATTGGACTGACAATGACGGCGTTGACCATACCGACCAAGGCGTATGCATCGATTTAGCCCGTCGGGGTATTCTGTTTGATTACAAAAAACCGTTCTCACTGGGTGATTTAGTTCAAATAACCTTTAATCCCGATACCGACCATGAGAATAGTGTTAAAGGTCAGGTCTGCCGCTGCTCTAAACGTCATGATCAAAGTTATCATGTCGCCATGCAATTGCTTTAA
- a CDS encoding AAA family ATPase: protein MILLVGGEKGGSGKSCLAQNLAVYIKQKFAANVLMVDCDPQRTTSDWIQARNNDPSLPAINCIQLYGKIRNDLLSLNERFDYVIVDCGGQDNLAMRAAMSVATYVVIPLRPKRRDLKTLPHMEDMLSTCKMVNPKMVATIVLTQCPALPTQVKRILEAKEVVQSFGLRVLNSVTFCRNIYDDSEEKGSSVMEIEPDGKAADEIRAIVDELFTLPPENSYELN, encoded by the coding sequence ATGATATTGCTGGTGGGTGGTGAAAAAGGTGGCAGTGGCAAAAGTTGCCTCGCGCAAAACCTAGCGGTTTATATTAAACAGAAATTTGCCGCCAATGTACTGATGGTCGACTGTGACCCACAACGAACCACATCCGATTGGATCCAAGCCCGAAACAACGACCCTAGTCTCCCTGCCATTAACTGTATCCAGCTCTACGGCAAGATCCGTAACGATTTGCTCAGCCTCAACGAGCGTTTCGACTATGTCATCGTTGACTGTGGTGGCCAAGATAACCTTGCGATGCGCGCCGCCATGTCGGTAGCTACATATGTGGTGATCCCCCTAAGGCCTAAGCGTCGCGATCTGAAAACCTTGCCCCATATGGAAGACATGCTCAGCACCTGTAAGATGGTTAACCCCAAAATGGTGGCAACCATAGTGCTTACCCAATGTCCCGCGTTGCCCACACAGGTCAAACGGATCCTTGAAGCGAAAGAAGTTGTCCAATCCTTCGGGCTACGCGTGCTCAACTCGGTCACATTCTGCCGCAACATTTACGATGACAGTGAGGAAAAAGGATCGTCCGTGATGGAAATAGAGCCTGATGGAAAAGCGGCCGACGAGATCCGCGCAATTGTGGATGAGCTGTTCACCTTACCTCCAGAAAATAGTTATGAGCTTAACTGA
- a CDS encoding YecH family metal-binding protein translates to MSDSVHGHDVMALMVAQENPLLKPEFIALMAQTFGETARYHTCSAENLQAEELISLLVGKGKILESAQGLTLVAGRQCHHSH, encoded by the coding sequence ATGTCCGATTCTGTTCACGGTCATGACGTTATGGCGCTGATGGTAGCGCAAGAAAATCCGCTTTTAAAGCCTGAGTTTATCGCCTTGATGGCACAAACCTTTGGTGAAACTGCGCGTTATCATACCTGCAGCGCCGAAAATTTGCAGGCGGAAGAGCTTATTAGCTTATTGGTTGGCAAAGGGAAAATTCTGGAGTCAGCGCAAGGTTTGACATTGGTTGCGGGGCGGCAGTGTCATCATTCCCATTGA
- a CDS encoding sensor histidine kinase, giving the protein MSLILLLTQQMSLYLVIVYLVSKTPLFKLFAETAPRLPHKVFIYLIFSSFCIMATYFGEQTSGAIANTRAMGAVLGGLLGGPVTGLLVGLTGGLHRYSMGGFTDVACAISTTLEGFSAGMISFYLRRAGKSELIYNPLLVCLVTFYAEMMQMSIILLIARPFDDAWELVRQIAPPMLLVNSIGAALFMSMIRDQKTMFDKLSSTFSTKALKIAERSVGLLSKGFNEESSGKVAQIVIEETNVGAVAITDREKLLAFIGIGADHHIPGTPISSKITLEAINQNKVMFADGVEMPYSCSISSQCKLGSSLVIPLRSDTEVIGTIKLYEPKNKLFLNINRTLGEGIARLLSNQILYGRFEQQQNLLTQAELKLLQAQVNPHFLFNALNTISAIIKRDPDMSKQLLQQLSQFLRINLKRTTGLVTLGDELDHIASYLTIEKARFIDKLQVNIAIPESLYHCKVPAFTLQPIIENAVKHGTSHMIDQGQIKVTGRMDEQVLVLDVTDNAGLYQPIIGSEGLGMNLVHKRIQNLFGEQYGIQVECQPDEYTKVTIRLPIEHTETST; this is encoded by the coding sequence ATGTCCTTGATCTTGCTCCTGACCCAACAGATGTCACTCTATTTGGTAATAGTGTATCTGGTCAGTAAAACGCCGCTTTTTAAACTGTTCGCCGAAACAGCACCACGCCTGCCCCACAAGGTGTTCATTTATCTCATCTTTTCAAGCTTTTGCATCATGGCGACCTATTTTGGTGAGCAAACCTCGGGTGCCATTGCCAATACTCGCGCCATGGGCGCCGTGTTAGGTGGCTTACTCGGTGGCCCTGTCACCGGATTATTGGTTGGACTCACGGGAGGTTTACACCGCTACAGCATGGGCGGCTTTACCGATGTAGCTTGCGCCATCTCCACTACCCTTGAGGGGTTCTCAGCGGGAATGATCAGCTTTTATCTGCGCCGCGCGGGTAAGAGCGAGCTTATCTACAATCCACTCTTAGTCTGTCTCGTAACTTTCTACGCAGAAATGATGCAGATGAGCATCATTTTGCTGATTGCTCGCCCCTTCGATGATGCCTGGGAGTTAGTACGGCAGATTGCGCCGCCGATGCTCTTAGTTAACTCCATAGGTGCAGCGCTATTTATGAGCATGATCCGTGATCAAAAAACCATGTTCGATAAGCTCTCCTCCACCTTCTCCACCAAGGCGCTAAAAATTGCCGAGCGCAGCGTTGGCTTACTCTCTAAGGGTTTTAACGAAGAAAGCAGCGGTAAGGTCGCACAAATTGTGATTGAAGAAACCAATGTCGGCGCAGTAGCCATTACCGATCGCGAAAAACTCTTAGCCTTTATTGGCATAGGCGCAGACCATCATATTCCCGGCACGCCAATTTCCTCAAAAATTACCCTTGAAGCCATCAACCAGAACAAAGTGATGTTTGCCGATGGGGTAGAGATGCCCTACTCCTGCTCGATTTCGAGCCAGTGTAAGCTCGGTTCGAGCCTTGTGATCCCACTTCGCAGCGACACCGAAGTCATAGGCACCATCAAGTTATACGAGCCTAAAAATAAACTGTTCTTGAACATTAACCGCACCTTAGGGGAAGGTATTGCACGGCTATTATCGAACCAAATTCTGTATGGCCGCTTTGAACAGCAGCAAAATCTACTGACCCAAGCCGAACTCAAATTGCTGCAAGCTCAAGTGAATCCCCATTTTTTATTCAACGCACTCAATACCATCAGTGCGATTATTAAGCGCGATCCCGATATGTCGAAGCAACTGTTGCAACAGTTGTCGCAGTTTTTGCGGATCAATTTAAAACGTACCACAGGTTTAGTGACTCTCGGGGATGAGCTTGATCACATCGCCTCCTATCTCACCATTGAGAAAGCCAGATTTATTGATAAATTACAGGTAAACATTGCTATCCCTGAGTCACTCTATCACTGCAAAGTACCCGCATTTACCCTGCAACCTATCATTGAGAACGCCGTAAAACACGGTACCTCCCATATGATTGACCAAGGGCAAATCAAGGTGACAGGCCGGATGGATGAACAGGTATTGGTCTTAGACGTCACTGATAATGCGGGGCTTTACCAACCCATTATTGGCTCTGAAGGGCTAGGCATGAACTTAGTCCATAAACGGATCCAAAACCTGTTTGGCGAGCAATATGGCATTCAGGTGGAATGCCAGCCGGATGAGTACACCAAAGTTACCATCCGCTTACCCATAGAACATACGGAAACTAGCACGTGA
- the btsR gene encoding two-component system response regulator BtsR — MITCLIVDDELFAREELADLLGQEADIEIIGQCSNAIEALQTIAKEKPQLIFLDIQMPRISGMELIAMLDPDTLPKIVFVTAFDEFAIKAFDNHAFDYLLKPIDAERLSQTLKRVRKDLTPQAVNLIAPATLEHLPCYSGSKLKVIPIQDVEYVFSDLSGIHVACTKGKVHTQLTLRVLEEKTPLVRCHRQYLISPKAIAEIELLDTGAEVTTLLGDKVPVSRRYLKSLKQLFGFQ; from the coding sequence GTGATCACTTGTTTAATTGTCGATGATGAATTGTTTGCCCGCGAGGAGCTTGCCGATTTGCTCGGCCAAGAAGCCGATATTGAGATTATCGGCCAATGCTCCAATGCAATTGAAGCACTGCAAACCATCGCCAAAGAAAAACCCCAACTGATTTTTCTCGACATCCAAATGCCGCGGATTTCCGGCATGGAGCTGATTGCTATGCTCGATCCTGACACTTTGCCTAAAATCGTCTTCGTGACCGCATTCGATGAGTTTGCCATAAAAGCCTTTGATAATCATGCCTTTGATTATCTGCTCAAACCCATAGATGCCGAGCGCCTCAGCCAAACCTTAAAACGGGTGCGAAAGGATCTCACCCCGCAAGCCGTGAATCTTATCGCGCCAGCCACTCTGGAGCATTTACCCTGTTACAGCGGCAGTAAGTTAAAAGTGATACCCATTCAAGATGTTGAATATGTGTTTAGCGATTTAAGCGGTATTCATGTCGCCTGTACCAAAGGCAAGGTCCATACCCAACTCACCCTTAGAGTGTTGGAAGAAAAAACGCCGCTGGTGCGTTGCCATCGCCAATATCTGATTTCACCAAAAGCCATTGCCGAGATAGAACTGCTCGATACAGGAGCCGAAGTCACCACCTTGCTTGGCGACAAAGTGCCCGTGTCCCGCCGCTACCTCAAAAGCCTTAAGCAATTGTTTGGCTTCCAATAG
- a CDS encoding carbon starvation protein A, whose protein sequence is MMWFLLCVGLLIGGYFIYGAFVEKVFGINEKRQTPAFSQTDGVDFVPMSKGKVYLIQLLNIAGVGPIFGPILGALYGPAAMLWIVIGCIFAGAVHDYFSGMLSVRNGGQSVPNLAGKYLGKSAKHFMNVFAIILLLLVGVVFISAPAGLLGKLTGWDVSIFVAIIFVYYLIATVVPVDKIIGRLYPFFGALLFFMSFGLAFAIILSSEHTLLPNVQAGDFFQNLNPKDMPLWPALFITIACGAISGFHATQSPLMARCVENEKNGRFVFFGAMIGEGIIALLWCAIALSYFHGVEGLSTGMAGNPANVVYEASTGLLGAVGGFMAILGVIILPITSGDTAFRSARLILAEFFKMPQVALPKRLALAIPLFVIGGLLTQVDFGVIWRYFGVANQATAVLMLWTASAYLLRHNKLHWITTIPAMFMTTVVITFLLNSATLGAGLPMTLSTIAGTISTLVITGLLIVKTKGKGEIDSDNELPDEA, encoded by the coding sequence ATGATGTGGTTCCTACTCTGCGTCGGTCTGTTGATCGGCGGTTACTTTATCTACGGTGCTTTTGTCGAAAAAGTATTTGGTATTAACGAAAAACGTCAAACGCCGGCCTTTAGCCAAACCGACGGCGTGGACTTTGTGCCTATGTCCAAGGGCAAAGTGTACTTAATCCAATTACTCAATATCGCGGGTGTCGGTCCAATCTTCGGCCCAATCCTAGGTGCGCTCTACGGTCCAGCGGCTATGTTGTGGATTGTGATCGGTTGTATTTTTGCTGGTGCGGTGCACGATTACTTCTCGGGCATGCTATCGGTACGCAACGGTGGTCAATCTGTGCCAAACCTTGCGGGTAAGTATTTGGGCAAGAGCGCCAAACACTTTATGAACGTGTTTGCCATCATCCTGCTGTTACTTGTGGGCGTGGTGTTTATCTCTGCACCAGCGGGCCTATTAGGCAAGCTAACTGGTTGGGATGTGAGCATTTTCGTTGCGATTATCTTCGTTTACTACCTGATTGCCACTGTGGTACCTGTCGATAAAATTATCGGCCGTCTGTATCCCTTCTTTGGCGCGCTGCTGTTCTTCATGTCCTTCGGTTTAGCCTTTGCGATCATATTATCGAGCGAACATACCCTGCTGCCCAATGTGCAAGCGGGTGACTTCTTCCAAAACTTAAACCCTAAAGACATGCCACTGTGGCCAGCACTGTTTATCACCATTGCTTGTGGTGCGATTTCAGGCTTCCACGCGACACAATCGCCTCTGATGGCACGTTGTGTTGAAAACGAAAAGAACGGCCGTTTCGTGTTCTTTGGCGCCATGATAGGTGAAGGTATCATCGCCCTGCTCTGGTGTGCGATTGCACTGTCTTACTTCCACGGTGTTGAAGGGTTAAGCACAGGCATGGCGGGCAACCCTGCAAACGTAGTATACGAAGCCTCTACCGGTCTGTTAGGTGCTGTCGGTGGCTTTATGGCAATCCTTGGGGTAATTATTCTACCAATTACTTCAGGCGATACCGCTTTCCGCTCTGCCCGTTTGATCTTGGCTGAGTTCTTTAAAATGCCACAAGTAGCGTTACCAAAACGTTTAGCCCTGGCCATCCCATTATTTGTGATTGGTGGTTTACTGACTCAAGTTGATTTCGGCGTGATCTGGCGTTACTTCGGTGTGGCTAACCAAGCAACCGCAGTATTAATGCTCTGGACGGCCTCAGCTTACCTACTGCGTCACAACAAGCTACACTGGATAACCACCATTCCAGCGATGTTTATGACCACAGTGGTTATTACCTTCCTGCTGAACTCGGCAACCTTAGGCGCGGGCTTACCTATGACCCTTTCGACCATTGCGGGAACCATTTCAACCTTAGTGATCACAGGCTTACTGATTGTGAAAACCAAAGGCAAAGGTGAAATCGATAGCGACAACGAATTACCCGATGAAGCCTAA
- a CDS encoding VF530 family DNA-binding protein translates to MTQSNNPLHGITLEAIVTQLVEHYGWEELGARIKIRCFTEDPSIKSSLRFLRKTDWAREKVEYLYLKTNKLPLPAAKSSNAPAKTLAKKPTKPAQKPAQANAAASTTDGQINSHIWGKRD, encoded by the coding sequence ATGACTCAATCAAATAACCCATTACACGGCATCACACTCGAAGCCATAGTCACCCAACTGGTCGAACACTATGGCTGGGAAGAACTCGGCGCTCGCATCAAAATCCGTTGTTTTACCGAAGATCCGAGCATCAAATCGAGCCTACGTTTCTTAAGAAAAACCGACTGGGCGCGGGAAAAGGTGGAATATTTGTATTTAAAAACCAATAAACTGCCGCTGCCAGCCGCAAAATCATCCAACGCCCCGGCGAAAACACTGGCCAAAAAGCCTACCAAACCTGCACAAAAACCTGCTCAGGCGAACGCAGCGGCATCGACAACGGATGGCCAGATCAATAGCCATATCTGGGGCAAGCGCGACTAA
- a CDS encoding PQQ-dependent sugar dehydrogenase: MVRKLQITLAALFALTGVSVPAMAKNILDKLTVAEGFNVSLFADDVENAREIAVSDKGIVYAGSMKAGNVYALIDRNQDGVADEKILVASGLKLPSGVVIKDGDLYVSEVERIIRFKDIDNNLNSPKFEMVFDGFPSETHHGWKVLGVSPTGELIIPVGVPCNVCAENERYGRIFSLNLETKKLTTIAQGVRNSVGFDFQPGTQTLWFSDNGRDMMGDDIPPCEINKVSYLGEHFGFPYVHAGTILDPEFGNGNDPAKYTAPALSLGAHVAPLGIHFYLGKQFPSDYQQQLFVAEHGSWNRTKKAGYKVAVATIEQGKVVKYTTFLTGFMQDEQTFGRPVAFAELADGSLLVSDDYAGAIYRVTYPQTK, from the coding sequence ATGGTTCGTAAACTGCAAATAACTCTCGCCGCACTTTTTGCTTTAACTGGAGTGAGTGTTCCGGCGATGGCCAAGAATATCTTAGATAAACTGACGGTTGCCGAAGGTTTTAATGTGAGTTTATTCGCTGATGACGTTGAAAATGCGCGCGAAATTGCCGTATCCGATAAAGGTATCGTTTATGCGGGGTCGATGAAGGCGGGGAATGTTTATGCCCTAATCGACCGCAACCAGGACGGCGTTGCCGATGAGAAAATCCTGGTTGCCTCAGGGCTTAAGCTACCTTCGGGCGTGGTCATCAAAGATGGCGATCTGTATGTCTCTGAAGTCGAGCGCATTATTCGATTCAAGGATATAGACAACAATTTAAACTCTCCCAAATTTGAGATGGTGTTTGATGGATTTCCAAGTGAAACCCACCATGGCTGGAAAGTGTTAGGGGTTTCCCCGACAGGCGAGTTAATCATTCCAGTGGGCGTGCCCTGTAATGTGTGCGCGGAGAATGAACGCTATGGGCGCATTTTCTCGCTGAATCTTGAGACCAAAAAATTAACCACTATCGCCCAAGGCGTTCGTAATTCCGTCGGGTTTGATTTTCAGCCCGGCACTCAAACTCTTTGGTTTAGCGATAATGGCCGCGACATGATGGGCGATGATATTCCTCCCTGCGAAATCAATAAGGTCAGTTACTTGGGTGAACATTTTGGTTTCCCTTATGTGCATGCTGGCACGATTCTCGACCCTGAGTTTGGCAATGGTAACGATCCCGCCAAGTACACTGCACCTGCGCTTTCCTTAGGCGCGCATGTGGCACCGCTGGGCATTCATTTTTATCTTGGTAAACAGTTCCCTAGCGACTATCAACAACAGTTGTTTGTGGCCGAGCATGGTTCGTGGAATCGCACTAAGAAAGCGGGCTATAAAGTTGCCGTGGCGACGATAGAGCAAGGCAAGGTGGTCAAATACACCACATTTTTAACTGGCTTTATGCAGGATGAACAAACCTTTGGTCGCCCTGTGGCCTTTGCCGAATTGGCAGATGGCAGTTTACTGGTGTCGGATGATTATGCGGGGGCAATTTACCGTGTGACTTATCCGCAGACAAAGTAG
- the ribA gene encoding GTP cyclohydrolase II, translating to MSIKYVATSKLPTPWGVFAMHGFEDTETGKEHVALTFGTLSSDAPVLGRIHSECLTGDALFSLRCDCGFQLQTAMQNIAETGSGFILYLRQEGRGIGLLNKIRAYELQDKGANTVEANEQLGFPADMRKYDMIQPMLEQIGVKHVRLMTNNPRKVKAMKEIGIEVVERVPLQVGKNRYNEAYLKTKSTELGHMMSEYHFTDED from the coding sequence ATGTCGATAAAATATGTCGCGACGTCAAAATTACCCACTCCCTGGGGCGTTTTTGCCATGCACGGTTTTGAAGATACCGAAACCGGTAAAGAGCATGTTGCCCTCACATTTGGCACCCTAAGTAGCGATGCCCCCGTATTAGGTCGTATTCACTCTGAATGTCTTACGGGCGATGCCTTGTTCAGCTTACGCTGTGACTGTGGCTTCCAGCTGCAAACCGCGATGCAAAACATTGCCGAAACCGGCAGTGGATTTATCTTATATTTGCGCCAAGAAGGCCGTGGTATTGGTCTGCTGAATAAGATCCGTGCCTATGAGTTGCAGGATAAAGGCGCCAATACGGTTGAGGCGAACGAGCAATTAGGTTTCCCAGCGGACATGCGTAAATACGATATGATCCAACCTATGCTTGAACAAATTGGCGTAAAGCATGTACGCTTAATGACCAATAATCCTCGCAAAGTCAAAGCGATGAAAGAAATTGGCATCGAAGTGGTTGAGCGTGTTCCCTTGCAAGTCGGTAAGAACCGTTACAATGAAGCTTACTTAAAGACCAAATCCACTGAACTTGGCCATATGATGTCTGAGTATCATTTTACGGATGAAGATTAG
- a CDS encoding YibL family ribosome-associated protein, with translation MNLKQELQQLNDKLDKFRRKLAAAEQRGDAVIVAQFKRDIAAVTKQINSVKTQQSRLLQKQGTDIQHLPFHRALTKAEQADMGQLKKSVKGLVVVHPMTALGREMGLTEVTGFAPAKF, from the coding sequence ATGAATTTAAAGCAAGAACTGCAGCAGCTTAACGATAAGTTAGATAAGTTTCGTCGTAAACTGGCGGCAGCAGAGCAACGTGGCGATGCCGTTATTGTGGCGCAATTTAAACGCGATATTGCGGCGGTCACTAAGCAAATCAATAGTGTAAAAACGCAGCAGTCGCGTCTTTTACAAAAGCAAGGCACAGATATTCAACACTTGCCATTCCACCGCGCTCTCACCAAAGCTGAGCAAGCCGACATGGGTCAACTGAAAAAGTCAGTCAAAGGCCTAGTGGTTGTGCATCCTATGACAGCATTAGGACGCGAAATGGGCTTAACCGAAGTAACAGGTTTTGCGCCAGCTAAGTTTTAA
- the nrdG gene encoding anaerobic ribonucleoside-triphosphate reductase-activating protein has product MNYHQYYPVDVVNGPGTRVTLFVSGCEHQCRGCYNQTTWDVRSGHLFDQAMEDKLIADLQDERIVRRGLSLSGGDPLLPANLEGILALVKRVKTECPGKDIWLWTGYTWDALTDKQRAVLEYVDVLVDGKFEQSLADPSLPYRGSSNQVIRFL; this is encoded by the coding sequence ATGAACTATCACCAATATTATCCCGTTGACGTGGTGAACGGTCCTGGCACCCGGGTAACCCTGTTTGTGTCAGGTTGTGAGCACCAATGCCGAGGTTGCTATAATCAAACTACTTGGGATGTGCGCTCAGGGCATTTATTTGATCAGGCAATGGAAGATAAGCTAATTGCCGATCTACAGGATGAACGTATTGTACGCCGTGGCTTATCACTCTCTGGTGGTGATCCACTCTTGCCAGCTAACCTTGAGGGGATCCTCGCGTTAGTAAAGCGGGTGAAAACCGAATGTCCGGGTAAAGATATTTGGCTGTGGACGGGTTATACCTGGGATGCGCTAACGGATAAGCAGCGTGCGGTACTGGAATATGTGGACGTGCTGGTGGATGGTAAATTCGAGCAGAGCCTTGCCGATCCGAGTTTGCCATATCGTGGCAGCAGCAATCAGGTGATCCGTTTCTTATAA